The DNA region TATGGGGTAAAGATCTTGACCCAGCGAGGTTTCTTCTCTCCCCTGGCGTACTCGAAGCAGAAGGCCATGCCCTCCTCATCAGTGTCCCAGCGTTGCATCTCCACCCACTCAAACACGATCACCTGGTTCtgttatagagagagacagggtcaacacacacatacatacagtacacacacacacacacagaccacttcTCCTTACCTCTAGCGTTCCCTCCTCTGTGCAGGCGTGCAGTTTAAAGTGGTGGATGCTGATGGCTGTGACGACGTGGCCTTTGCGTCGGGAGTCACAGGAGCAGTGAGGGAAGATGATCTCATTGTAGCCTTCACAGCCCCGTAACATACTGAGAtactgggggagagagaacatTTAGGAGGTCAGACAATTGCTTCTAGAAATGATCCTATGTTCCATGTCTATTTTGATCATATATGCCATTTATATGCCAAGTCTTAGGCTACATGCACTAGCTTATTCCCATCTATTAAAAGCTTAACCTAACTTTACCCTTAACCAGAATGTAACACCAAATCAGTAATgtactccctgacaaaggccatGAAGCCGAAACGCGTCAGAGTTTTAAAAcattgtttccattgaacatgtcatacaaataaaggcattttaatgtattatatgaagagtgccttggtcctcctttctttatGACAGTCAGTGCTCATTAGTTGTGACAGTAACGTCCgagcatggccatctagtgactagcagagagggagagagaaactaaccatggccatctagtgactagcagagagagagagagagaaactaaccatggccatctagtgactagcagagagagagagagagagagactaaccatggccttctagtgactagcagagagggagagagagagactaaccatggccatctagtgactagcagagagagagagagagaaactaaccatggccatctagtgactagcagagagggagagagagagactaaccatggccatctaatgactagcagagagggagagagactaaccatggccatctagtgactagcagagagggagagagagaaactaaccatggccatctagtgactagcagagagggagagagaaactaaccatggccatctagtgactagcagagagggagagagagagagactaaccatggccatctagtgactagcagagagggagagagagagagactaaccatggccatctagtgactagcagagagggagagagagactaaccatggccatctagtgactagcagagagggagagagagagactaaccatggccatctagtgactagcagagagggagagagagcgactaaccatggccatctagtgactagcagagcgggagagactaaccatggccatctaatgactagcagagagggagagagagactaaccatggccatctagtgactagcagagagggagagagagactaaccatggccgatctagtgactagcagagaggagagagagagactaaccatggccatctagtgactagcagagagggagagagagactaaccatggccatctagtgactagcagagagggagagagagactaaccatggccatctagtgactagcagagagggagagagagactaaccatggccatctagtgactagcagagagggagagcgagagactaaccatggccatctagtgactagcagagagagagagagagactaaccatggccatctagtgactagcagagagggagagcgagagactaaccatggccatttagtgactagcagagagggagagagagactaaccatggccatctagtgactagcagagagagactaaccatggccatctagtgactagcagagagggagagagagactaaccatggccatctagtgactagcagagagggagagcgagagactaaccatggccatttagtgactagcagagagggagagagagactaaccatggccatctagtgactagcagagagagagagactaaccatggccatctagtgactagcagagagggagagagagagactaaccatggccatctagtgactagcagagagggagagagagactaaccatggccatctagtgactagcagagagagagagcgagagactaaccatggccatctagtgactagcagagagggagagagagagactaaccatggccatctagtgactagcagagagggaggagagagagactaaccatggccatctagtgactagcagaagagagagagagagagactaaccatggccatctagtgactagcagagagggagagagagagactaaccatggccatctagtgactagcagagagggagagagagactaaccatggccatctagtgactagcagagagggagagagagagactaaccatggccatctagtgactagcagagagggagagagagagactaaccatggccatctagtgactagcagagaggggagagagagagactaaccatggccatctagtgactagcagagaggagagagggagagaaccatggccatctagtgactagcagagagggagagagagagagactaaccatggccttctagtgactagcagagagggagagagagagactaaccatggccatctagtgactagcagagagggagagagagactaaccatggccatctagtgactagcagagagggagagagagactaaccatggccatctagtgactagcagagagggagagagagagactaaccatggccatctagtgactagcagagaggagagagggagactaaccatggccatctagtgactagcagagagggagagagagagactaaccatggccatctagtgactagcagagaggggagagagagactaaccatggccatctagtgactagcagagagggagagagagactaaccatggccatctagtgactagcagagagagagagagagagactaaccatggccatctagtgactagcagagagggagagagagagactaaccatggccatctagtgactagcagagagggagagagagagactaaccatggccatctagtgactagcagagagggagagagagactaaccatggccatctagtgattagcagagagggagagagagactaaccatggccatctagtgactagcagagagggagagagagactaaccatggccatctagtgactagcagagagagagagagagactaaccatggccatctagtgactagcagagagggagagagagagactaaccatggccatctagtgactagcagagagggagagagagagactaaccatggccatctagtgactagcagagagggagagcgagagactaaccatggccatctagtgactagcagagagggagagagagagactaaccatggccatctagtgactagcagagagggagagagagagagagactaaccatggccatctagtgactagcagagagggagagagagagactaaccatggccatctagtgactagcagagagggagagagactaaccatggccatctagtgactagcagagagggagagagactaaccatggccatctagtgactagcagagagggagagagagagactaaccatggccatctagtgactagcagagagggagagagagagactaaccatggccatctagtgactagcagagagggagagagagagactaaccatggccatctagtgactagcagagagggag from Coregonus clupeaformis isolate EN_2021a unplaced genomic scaffold, ASM2061545v1 scaf2261, whole genome shotgun sequence includes:
- the LOC123488393 gene encoding sorting nexin-27-like, yielding MAMYLSMLRGCEGYNEIIFPHCSCDSRRKGHVVTAISIHHFKLHACTEEGTLENQVIVFEWVEMQRWDTDEEGMAFCFEYARGEKKPRWVKIFTPYFNYLHECVERVFCELKWRKEVEEEAVDKDNKNCSKDGMCSKNIFQLLRHRRDGGT